The Medicago truncatula cultivar Jemalong A17 chromosome 4, MtrunA17r5.0-ANR, whole genome shotgun sequence genome includes a region encoding these proteins:
- the LOC25493665 gene encoding glucuronoxylan 4-O-methyltransferase 2, whose translation MNEAGNTIFLDDNHDKTTTRKVTTNFNNTQIYNFNYNVPTKEAYKLLKHARNNPACTPNSRHLQTSKCKLALKNLPAIVYEKNWDVIVVDGPSGLSTESPGRMASIYTASVLARGGNGSDVLVHDVDRMIEKWFSWEFLCDENLLYSKGKLWHFRIRGHLNSTTFCPV comes from the coding sequence ATGAATGAAGCAGGCAACACCATCTTTCTCGACGATAACCAcgacaaaacaacaacaagaaagGTAACAACTAACTTCAACAACACTCAAATATACAACTTCAACTATAATGTACCAACAAAAGAAGCTTATAAACTACTCAAACATGCAAGAAACAATCCAGCATGTACACCAAACTCAAGACACCTTCAAACATCAAAATGTAAACTTGCATTGAAAAATTTGCCTGCAATAGTATATGAGAAGAATTGGGATGTCATAGTGGTCGATGGACCGAGTGGCCTTTCGACCGAGTCACCTGGTAGAATGGCATCCATTTACACTGCTAGTGTTCTAGCTAGAGGTGGGAATGGTTCAGATGTACTTGTACATGATGTAGATCGAATGATAGAAAAATGGTTTTCTTGGGAGTTTCTTTGTGATGAGAATTTGTTGTATTCTAAAGGGAAATTATGGCATTTCAGAATTAGAGGTCATTTAAATTCCACTACATTCTGCCCTGTGTAA
- the LOC11415627 gene encoding zinc finger protein SHOOT GRAVITROPISM 5 translates to MENQLNKELNLLPPPRSDSSLLRFRSSSKTDHRAPSLDLQLSISVGPPSMLIHDGVETLKWEAAEQIRLAAMEKAYAERVRELTRREMEMAQSEFARARQMWERAREEVERAERIKERATRQVDSACMEITCHSCRQRFRPASV, encoded by the coding sequence ATGGAAAATCAACTCAACAAAGAACTCAACCTTCTCCCACCACCTCGTTCCGATTCATCCCTCCTCCGTTTCCGATCATCCTCAAAAACCGATCACAGAGCTCCATCACTTGACCTCCAGCTCTCAATCAGCGTCGGTCCGCCATCCATGCTAATACACGACGGCGTAGAGACGCTGAAATGGGAAGCGGCGGAGCAAATCCGGCTCGCCGCGATGGAAAAGGCGTACGCCGAGAGAGTTAGGGAGTTAACACGGAGGGAGATGGAAATGGCACAGTCGGAGTTCGCACGTGCGCGACAAATGTGGGAACGTGCGAGAGAAGAAGTTGAAAGAGCTGAGAGGATCAAAGAAAGAGCAACGAGACAGGTTGATTCCGCTTGTATGGAGATTACCTGTCATTCTTGTAGGCAGAGATTCAGACCAGCTTCCGTCTAA
- the LOC11409501 gene encoding deoxycytidylate deaminase, translating into MNSREVTLVATATAFGALASAIALHFFYRSQTHSSKTNPSQNGIVSSSSSSSSSRVRSSGDPFDPTKRKGYLSWDDYFMAIAFLSAERSKDPNRQVGACLVSQDDIILGIGYNGFPRGCSDDKLPWAKKSRTGNPLETKYPYVCHAEVNAILNTNHASAAGQRLYVTMFPCNECAKIIIQSGVSEVIYFVEKKLENSDVTYTASHKLLSLAGVKVRKHQPLMSEIHLKYEDH; encoded by the exons ATGAACTCTCGAGAAGTTACGCTAGTGGCCACCGCAACTGCGTTTGGCGCCTTGGCCTCCGCAATCGCTCTTCATTTCTTCTACCGCTCTCAAACTCACTCATCCAAAACCAATCCTTCACAAAACGGCATcgtatcttcttcttcttcttcttcttcttcacgaGTTAGAAGTTCTGGGGATCCTTTCGACCCCACCAAGCGCAAAGG ATACTTGTCTTGGGATGATTATTTCATGGCTATTGCGTTTTTGTCTGCTGAAAGATCCAAAGACCCTAATAGGCAG GTGGGTGCTTGCTTAGTGAGTCAAGATGATATAATTCTCG GCATTGGTTATAATGGATTTCCAAGAGGTTGTTCTGATGACAAGCTACCATGGGCCAAG AAATCTAGGACCGGGAATCCTTTGGAGACCAAGTACCC TTATGTTTGTCATGCTGAAGTAAATGCTATTCTTAACACAAACCATGCCTCTGCTGCTGGACAA CGGCTGTATGTGACAATGTTTCCTTGCAATGAGTGCGCCAAGATCATAATCCAG TCAGGAGTTTCTgaagttatttattttgtggagaagaaattagaaaattcAGATGTTACATATACTGCCTCTCACAAGCTACTTTCATTGGCTGGTGTAAAG GTCAGGAAACACCAACCACTGATGAGTGAAATTCATCTGAAATATGAGGATCATTAG
- the LOC11407939 gene encoding ATP synthase delta chain, chloroplastic codes for MASLQHTTASIYSKSIPKTTTTLTPKPILNLILSRTTFTSPKLKLSKTKPRRTGGGALGSTMNSPAAASYASALADLAKSNNTLDATTADIDKIEELFTDPKVFDYFSSPTVEDSTKRNLIAEFATSSSFQPHTQNFLNLLIEANRIDIILEIVKEFELHYNTLTDTELVVVTSVVKLESQHLAQIAKQVQKLTGAKNVRIKTNLDPSLVAGFTVRYGNSGSKFIDMSVKKKLEEIASQLDLGDIKLAV; via the coding sequence ATGGCGTCTCTACAACACACCACAGCTTCAATCTACTCCAAATCAATCCCCAAAACCACAACAACCCTCACCCCAAAACCCATCCTCAACCTCATCCTATCCCGCACCACCTTCACCTCCCCAAAACTCAAACTCTCCAAAACCAAACCCCGCCGCACCGGCGGCGGCGCACTCGGCTCCACAATGAACTCCCCAGCCGCCGCCAGCTACGCCAGCGCATTAGCCGATTTAGCCAAATCCAACAACACCCTCGACGCCACCACTGCAGACATCGACAAAATCGAAGAACTCTTCACCGACCCCAAGGTGTTCGACTATTTCTCCAGCCCAACTGTCGAAGACTCCACCAAACGCAATCTCATTGCTGAATTCGCTACTTCCTCTAGCTTCCAACCACACACACAAAACTTCCTCAACCTCCTCATCGAAGCCAACAGAATCGACATCATCCTCGAAATCGTCAAGGAATTCGAACTTCATTACAATACTTTAACTGACACAGAGCTTGTTGTGGTGACTTCAGTGGTGAAATTGGAGTCTCAGCATTTGGCGCAGATTGCGAAACAGGTGCAGAAACTTACTGGGGCGAAGAATGTGAGGATTAAAACCAATCTTGACCCGAGTTTAGTGGCGGGTTTTACTGTCAGGTATGGTAATTCTGGGTCTAAGTTTATTGATATGAGTGTTAAGAAGAAACTTGAGGAAATTGCTTCTCAACTTGATTTGGGTGATATCAAACTTGCTGTGTGA
- the LOC11412025 gene encoding 60S ribosomal protein L37a, whose amino-acid sequence MTKRTKKAGIVGKYGTRYGASLRKQIKKMEVSQHSKFFCEFCGKYAVKRKAVGIWGCKDCGKVKAGGAYTLNTASAVTVRSTIRRLREQTES is encoded by the exons ATG aCTAAGAGAACAAAGAAGGCTGGCATCGTTGGCAAATACG GTACCCGTTATGGTGCTAGTTTGCGTAAGCAGATTAAAAAGATGGAAGTCAGTCAGCACAGTAAATTTTTCTGTGAATTTTGTGGAAAG TATGCTGTGAAGAGAAAGGCTGTAGGAATATGGGGATGCAAGGATTGCGGTAAAGTGAAAGCAGGCGGAGCTTACACTTTGAA CACTGCAAGTGCTGTGACTGTTCGGAGCACCATCAGGAGGCTGAGGGAACAAACTGAAAGTTAA